The Ovis aries strain OAR_USU_Benz2616 breed Rambouillet chromosome X, ARS-UI_Ramb_v3.0, whole genome shotgun sequence genomic sequence aaatgttaagctttaagccaacttttacactctcctctttcactttcatcaagaggctctttagttctcctttgctttctgccataagggtggtgtcatttgcatatctgaggttattgatatttctcctggcaatcttgattccagcttgcgcttcctctagtccagcgtttctcatgatgtactctgcatataagttaaataagcagggtgacaatatacagccttgacgtactccttttcctatttggaaccagtctgttgttccatgtccagttctaactgttgcttcgtaacctgcatataggtttctcaagaggcaggtcaggtggtctggtattcccatctctttcagaattttccacagtttattgtggtccacacagtcaaaggctttggcatattcaataaagcagaagtggatgttttttctggaactctctggctttttcaatgatccagcagttggtggcaatttgatctctggttcctctgccttttctttttcttttcttttctttttttttaaaggtcttagtttattttctctttcatgaaaAATCTGCACAATCGCCACAGATACAGTCACTGCAGAATCTTTACTCCTTCTTTTTGCCAGCACCAACGTTGGCCTTTGCAGTCCCCCTGACATTCTTCATTCTGTTCTTGCATTCCTTTCGCTGTTTTCTTGaggtctttttcttctcataCAGGCCATGTCTTGCAAGCCTATGTTTGGGCTCATTCTTCTTCGCGTAATCCAAGGAATCGTAAATCATGCCGAAGCCAGTTGTCTTGCCACCACCAAAATGAGTTCTGAATCCAAATACAAAGATGACATCTGGTGTGGTCTTGTACATTTTGGCCAGTTTTTCCCGAATTTCTGTTTTAGGTACTGTTGCCTTTCCAGGGTGAAGAACATCGATGACCATTTGTTTCCGCTGAAGCAGTCGGTTGGTCATGAACTTCCTAGTCCGGATAGTTACTGTGTCGTTCATGATGGCGGCTGATCTTCAAGCAGCCAGGGAGGAAAagagctcctctgccttttctaaaaccagcttgaacatctggaagttcatggttcacgtatgctaaagcctggcttggagaatgttgagcattactttactaatgtgtgagatgagtgcaactgtgtggtagttgagcattctttggcattgcctttctttgggattggaatgaaaactgaccttttccagtcctgtggccactgctgagttttccaaatttgctggcatattgagtacagcactttcacaacatcatctttcaggatttgaaatagctccactggaattccatcacctcccctagctttgttcgtagtgatgctttctaaggcccacttgacttcacattccaggatgtctggctctagatgagcgatcatgccattgtgattatctgggtcatgaagatctcttttgttcttctgtgtattcttgccacctcttcttaatatcttctgcttctgttaagtccataccatttatgtcctttattgagcccattttgcatgaaatgttcccttggtatctctaattttcttgaagtgatctctagtcttccccattctgttgttttcttctatttctttgcattgatcactgaggaaggctttcttatctctccttgctattcttttggaactctgcattcaaatgggtatatctttccttttctcctttgcttttcgcttcccttcttttcacagctatttttaaggcctcctca encodes the following:
- the LOC114111301 gene encoding small ribosomal subunit protein eS24-like; the protein is MNDTVTIRTRKFMTNRLLQRKQMVIDVLHPGKATVPKTEIREKLAKMYKTTPDVIFVFGFRTHFGGGKTTGFGMIYDSLDYAKKNEPKHRLARHGLYEKKKTSRKQRKECKNRMKNVRGTAKANVGAGKKKE